AAAAGAAGCTTTAGCAACTTTGGTAGTTAACCGTTTACGCGGTGTACTGAATGTAGCTGCTGTGAAGGCTCCTGGATTTGGCGATCGCCGTAAGGCTATGCTGGAAGATATCGCTATCCTCACCGGCGGTCAATTAATCACCGAAGATGCTGGTCTGAAGCTAGACAACACCAAGCTAGACAGCTTAGGTAAAGCTCGCCGCATCACCATCACCAAAGACAGCACCACAATTGTTGCTGAAGGTAATGACGTTGCAGTTAAAGCTCGTGTAGAACAAATTCGTCGCCAAATGGAAGAAACCGAATCTTCCTACGACAAGGAAAAACTCCAAGAGCGCTTGGCTAAACTTTCTGGTGGTGTAGCTGTAGTTAAAGTAGGTGCAGCTACCGAAACCGAAATGAAAGACAAGAAACTCCGCCTAGAAGATGCTATCAACGCCACCAAAGCTGCTGTTGAAGAAGGTATCGTTCCTGGTGGTGGTACAACCTTGGCTCACCTCACCCCAGACCTAGAAACTTGGGCTAACAGCAACCTCAAAGATGAAGAGTTGACTGGTGCTTTGATTGTTTCTCGTGCATTAGCCGCACCATTAAAGAGAATTGCGGAAAACGCAGGTCAAAACGGTGCTGTAATTGCTGAACGTGTCAAAGAGAAAGCCTTCAACGTAGGTTTCAACGCTGCTACTAACGAATATGTAGATATGTTCGAGGCTGGTATCGTTGACCCCGCGAAAGTAACCCGTTCTGCCCTACAAAACGCTGCATCTATCGCTGGTATGGTGTTGACAACCGAGTGCATCGTTGTTGACAAGCCAGAACCCAAGGATGCTGCTCCTGCTGGTGCTGGCGCTGGCGGCGGTGACTTCGATTACTAACATTCTGTAGTGAGATAAGTGAAAAAACAGCCGCTTCCCTTGTGGAGGTGGCTGTTTTGTTATCAACAATTGAAGTATGAAGGACAAGGAAGCAACAAGTTATGAAAGAGAAAGATGTAAAAATGCTTTGGGGTCGTTCTGGAAATCGGTGTGCTATTTGCAAAATCGAATTAACACCTGTTGGTTCAGAAAGTGTACTAGGCGAAATGGCTCACATTATTGCTGATAAACAGAAAGGCCCTCGCGGGGAAAGTGACCTTACTGCTGAACAAAGAGATGAATACAATAATTTAATCCTTCTGTGTCCAACACATCATACTTTAATCGATAAAAATGAAAAAGAATGGACAGTAGAAAAATTGAAATGTATAAAGTTAGAACATGAAAATTGGGTTA
Above is a genomic segment from Nostoc sp. MS1 containing:
- a CDS encoding HNH endonuclease signature motif containing protein; its protein translation is MKEKDVKMLWGRSGNRCAICKIELTPVGSESVLGEMAHIIADKQKGPRGESDLTAEQRDEYNNLILLCPTHHTLIDKNEKEWTVEKLKCIKLEHENWVTNQLSQNNIYINQIDNSKFIELREKEWINFAGNQLWVIASLTPLNIYDDSINPLTPQLYNLINSLRLPQFDGYSMLSYNLNPYIAFLSLVKYSNKNG
- the groL gene encoding chaperonin GroEL (60 kDa chaperone family; promotes refolding of misfolded polypeptides especially under stressful conditions; forms two stacked rings of heptamers to form a barrel-shaped 14mer; ends can be capped by GroES; misfolded proteins enter the barrel where they are refolded when GroES binds) is translated as MAKRIIYNENARRALERGIDILAEAVAVTLGPKGRNVVLEKKFGAPQIVNDGVTIAKEIELEDHIENTGVALIRQAASKTNDAAGDGTTTATVLAHAIVKEGLRNVAAGANAILLKRGIDKATNFLVDRIREHARPVEDSKAIAQVGAISAGNDDEVGQMIAEAMDKVGKEGVISLEEGKSVTTELEVTEGMRFDKGYISPYFATDPERMEAIFDEPFLLLTDKKIALVQDLVPVLEQVARAGRPLVIIAEDIEKEALATLVVNRLRGVLNVAAVKAPGFGDRRKAMLEDIAILTGGQLITEDAGLKLDNTKLDSLGKARRITITKDSTTIVAEGNDVAVKARVEQIRRQMEETESSYDKEKLQERLAKLSGGVAVVKVGAATETEMKDKKLRLEDAINATKAAVEEGIVPGGGTTLAHLTPDLETWANSNLKDEELTGALIVSRALAAPLKRIAENAGQNGAVIAERVKEKAFNVGFNAATNEYVDMFEAGIVDPAKVTRSALQNAASIAGMVLTTECIVVDKPEPKDAAPAGAGAGGGDFDY